One stretch of Niallia sp. XMNu-256 DNA includes these proteins:
- a CDS encoding excisionase family DNA-binding protein codes for MYLTIKETAEYLSLPESMIQKLIVQGSIRAMPDGNGEYLISKGQFNTHLEQMKKYKELVQEYYNEPIPEDRDIKDED; via the coding sequence TTGTATTTAACGATTAAAGAGACGGCTGAATATTTATCTTTGCCAGAGTCTATGATTCAAAAACTTATTGTTCAAGGTAGTATTCGAGCTATGCCTGATGGGAACGGGGAATATCTTATTAGCAAAGGGCAATTTAATACCCATCTAGAGCAGATGAAAAAATATAAAGAACTCGTCCAAGAATATTATAATGAACCGATTCCGGAAGATCGCGATATTAAGGATGAGGATTAA
- a CDS encoding nuclease-related domain-containing protein yields the protein MKNERKPPLRLLQEEALARRLPKNHPILPKVHNSIEKRRAGYRGELNMDYHLTFLPHNRYTIVRDLHLTDQFPFQIDTLLLSPQVIFILETKNIFGELFFDKYSKQLIRTVEGNENGFTNPREQAQRQSYQFQNWLIKHNFPSIPIEHFATISYPQSIMKTNDEKLFDRVFHTEHIVNKILEFEQPYSTSVADSKMIRKIHKTLIKENTPMKINILNKWGISPHEIIKDIQCPTCLRYPMKRNHGIWFCPYCMNESKEGHIQAIKDYFLLFDSPITNKTCREFLLLSSRRTSQQILNSMNLIKKGTTKSVFYIEND from the coding sequence ATGAAAAATGAAAGAAAACCACCTTTACGGCTACTTCAAGAGGAAGCACTTGCGCGGAGATTACCGAAAAATCATCCCATATTACCGAAAGTCCATAATAGCATTGAAAAAAGACGGGCTGGATATCGTGGTGAGCTAAATATGGATTATCACCTAACGTTTCTTCCGCATAATCGCTATACAATCGTGCGGGACCTTCATTTAACCGATCAATTTCCCTTTCAAATCGACACACTTTTGCTTTCTCCCCAAGTCATTTTTATTTTAGAAACGAAAAATATATTTGGCGAACTCTTTTTTGATAAATACTCCAAACAATTAATCCGAACAGTTGAAGGAAATGAGAACGGTTTTACAAATCCACGAGAACAGGCACAACGGCAATCCTACCAATTTCAAAATTGGCTTATAAAACATAATTTTCCTTCTATCCCCATCGAGCATTTTGCTACAATCAGCTACCCACAAAGCATTATGAAAACAAATGATGAGAAACTATTTGACCGTGTGTTTCATACCGAACATATTGTTAATAAAATTCTTGAGTTTGAACAACCTTATTCTACCTCTGTAGCAGATAGTAAAATGATACGAAAAATACATAAAACTCTCATTAAGGAAAATACCCCTATGAAAATAAATATCCTAAACAAATGGGGCATTTCCCCACATGAAATTATTAAAGACATTCAATGTCCCACTTGTCTTCGTTATCCGATGAAAAGGAATCACGGGATCTGGTTTTGTCCATATTGTATGAATGAGTCAAAAGAAGGACACATCCAAGCCATCAAAGATTATTTCTTGCTATTTGATTCTCCTATAACAAATAAAACGTGCAGGGAGTTCCTCCTATTATCCTCTAGACGAACATCACAACAAATCTTAAATTCAATGAATCTCATTAAAAAAGGAACCACCAAAAGTGTATTTTATATAGAAAACGATTAA
- a CDS encoding glutamine--tRNA ligase/YqeY domain fusion protein → MENNSNFIKTIIKEDLESGKHSEIVTRFPPEPNGYLHIGHAKSIVINFSLADEFNGTTNLRFDDTNPTKEDQEYVDSIKEDVKWLGFDWDNLFFASNYFDEMYNRAVLLIKKGLAYVDDLTAEEIREYRGTLTEPGKMSPYRDRSAEENLDLFERMKNGEFENGSKVLRAKIDMASPNLNMRDPVIYRIAHATHHNTGDKWCIYPMYDFAHPLEDAIEGVTHSICTTEFEDHRPLYDWVVEHCEMESVPHQYEFGRLNLTNTVMSKRKLKVLVDEGFVDGWDDPRMPTISGLRRRGYTPEAIVNFVQETGVSKASGTADSAMLEHFVREDLKLKAPRTMGILRPLKVVITNYPEGQVEMLDAEINPENPEMGVRKIPFSREIYIEQEDFMENPPKKYFRLFPGNEVRLKHAYFIKCEEVIKDSEGNVIEIHCTYDPETKSGSGFTGRKVKGTIHWVEASQAIPAEFRLYEPLILDDELEAAEEAGEETTFIDHVNKNSLEIIQGFVEPNMKDVKSQEKFQFFRHGYFNVDPKLSTVEKTVFNLIVSLKSSFKL, encoded by the coding sequence ATGGAAAATAATTCAAATTTTATTAAGACTATTATAAAGGAAGATTTAGAAAGCGGAAAACATAGTGAGATCGTTACCCGTTTTCCTCCTGAACCAAATGGGTATTTACACATCGGTCATGCAAAATCAATCGTCATTAACTTTAGTCTTGCGGATGAATTTAATGGAACAACGAATTTGCGATTCGATGATACTAACCCGACAAAAGAGGATCAAGAATATGTCGATTCAATAAAAGAAGATGTAAAATGGCTCGGCTTTGACTGGGACAATCTTTTCTTTGCGTCAAACTATTTTGATGAAATGTACAACCGTGCCGTATTGCTCATAAAAAAGGGGCTTGCTTATGTAGACGATTTAACGGCTGAAGAGATCCGTGAATACCGCGGTACATTAACCGAGCCAGGAAAGATGAGCCCTTACCGCGATCGTTCGGCAGAGGAGAATCTCGACCTATTTGAACGGATGAAAAATGGTGAATTTGAAAACGGAAGTAAAGTTTTACGGGCAAAAATCGATATGGCTTCACCTAATTTAAATATGCGCGATCCGGTTATTTATCGAATAGCTCATGCTACCCATCACAATACAGGTGACAAATGGTGCATCTATCCAATGTACGATTTTGCCCATCCGTTAGAGGATGCGATCGAAGGAGTTACACACTCCATTTGTACAACTGAATTTGAAGACCATCGTCCGCTATATGATTGGGTTGTCGAACATTGTGAAATGGAGAGTGTTCCGCATCAATATGAATTTGGTCGTTTAAATTTAACGAATACGGTCATGAGTAAACGTAAGCTCAAAGTACTCGTTGATGAAGGGTTTGTGGATGGCTGGGATGATCCACGCATGCCAACGATTTCTGGTTTAAGAAGACGCGGCTATACTCCTGAAGCCATTGTAAATTTTGTTCAAGAAACCGGTGTCTCAAAGGCTTCAGGTACAGCTGATTCTGCCATGTTAGAACACTTTGTTCGGGAGGATTTAAAACTGAAGGCTCCGCGCACAATGGGGATTCTTCGTCCTTTGAAAGTCGTGATTACGAATTATCCAGAAGGACAAGTCGAAATGCTTGATGCGGAAATCAATCCAGAAAATCCAGAAATGGGTGTTCGTAAGATTCCATTTTCTCGTGAGATTTATATTGAGCAAGAGGATTTCATGGAAAACCCACCAAAGAAATACTTCCGTCTCTTCCCTGGAAACGAAGTGCGTTTAAAACATGCTTACTTTATTAAGTGTGAAGAAGTAATAAAAGACAGTGAAGGAAATGTCATTGAAATTCATTGTACCTATGATCCAGAAACAAAAAGTGGTAGTGGATTTACAGGTCGTAAAGTAAAAGGCACGATTCACTGGGTTGAAGCGAGTCAAGCCATTCCAGCCGAATTCCGTTTATATGAGCCATTAATTCTTGATGATGAATTAGAAGCAGCAGAAGAAGCTGGGGAGGAAACCACTTTCATTGATCATGTGAATAAAAATTCGTTAGAAATCATTCAAGGGTTTGTTGAACCGAATATGAAAGATGTCAAATCCCAAGAAAAGTTTCAATTTTTCCGCCATGGCTATTTTAACGTCGATCCTAAATTATCAACCGTTGAAAAAACAGTATTTAATTTGATCGTTTCGTTGAAAAGTTCATTTAAACTTTAA
- a CDS encoding dynamin family protein — translation MNDVKLIEKNYYETLLDDHSDKEPIQFFGEAFLEESKNDIPELSEIRFAQGELYFQYKDFETAIFKWESVQGELEYWAKKNIADAYFELGLLPTAEEVYHSIDTTDLILKTEIWLQLFSLYIQLEKFDLASQKIKQTVVINPDYQNVTMLARAFFEKQQDWSSAIELAANEGARLESVEWFDILIDYVKNGHTVIKEPAYFAKGLNLLATLAPERFEELGASLWNSYFDTPKHMDWVMVINGVIESLDSNQDTWSELSSWYEQSYFSLINGEFLVKEIETIIPQVLKSWLKICDSSRVLAVSAAILSWEEIFPGSIEASTVYKAESYLLELDQPSFSIDTVIKLARDILIWASKQQLQPSQTLKWMLTSIMNPKQYQLLLLGTYESGKSTFVNSVLNQEVLPESQSSLVIVDHADEDVIDEISESQILQVEEVEEQPSFRYQCSYHVKLENDFLKRNELSIIHTPDLIGQDDDYEHLHLADGILFILNANNPITESEIEALTKIAEMKPNVPIHFLLNKMDSVYDEAEAGMLISDTAAKIRPYVGNAKIFAYSPHYDPHSQLRDLSHFLNDYFRKQDNTLGRTTNLLYYIRKMISYLINKRIDKENSLADSIRWNESMVSKVSGAVHQVSDLEIDKVRVMTRSYNNVKEAMRKDLLEHIPTLLKSTTEFIKEDSDFGNLYNELNEEMNRIVKTYLEDKALPQYYGFIQNWIEDCTNIFNEVQFSINEMADSFNELYGEEKLKLECDFKVLDDWRRDADRMTSGMYWENLNIFLRSTPTQLLLKSAGKLLGGLSQNKTKLYNKYKQLIESEDYVAVTELIANKFFQQFELFEKGLDRDVAIFFRNPLAILKQTVDETNQDTASMREELKVMRQNPEYYTDPLTFFEVRLRQNEWLNQKESKMRV, via the coding sequence GTGAATGATGTGAAATTGATTGAAAAAAACTACTATGAAACATTATTAGATGATCACTCAGATAAGGAGCCGATTCAGTTTTTTGGAGAGGCTTTTTTAGAAGAATCTAAAAACGACATCCCGGAATTATCAGAAATTCGATTTGCCCAAGGTGAATTATATTTTCAGTATAAAGACTTTGAAACAGCGATTTTCAAATGGGAAAGCGTCCAAGGAGAGCTTGAATATTGGGCGAAAAAAAATATCGCGGATGCTTATTTTGAACTGGGCTTATTGCCAACGGCAGAGGAAGTTTACCATAGTATCGATACGACTGACTTAATACTGAAAACAGAAATTTGGCTGCAACTGTTTTCATTATATATCCAACTCGAAAAGTTCGACCTTGCCAGCCAGAAGATTAAGCAGACAGTCGTGATCAATCCTGATTATCAGAATGTAACAATGCTGGCGCGAGCCTTTTTTGAGAAACAGCAAGATTGGTCTAGTGCGATTGAACTAGCCGCAAATGAAGGGGCACGCTTAGAATCTGTTGAGTGGTTTGATATTTTAATAGATTATGTGAAAAATGGTCATACTGTTATAAAAGAACCGGCTTATTTTGCCAAAGGCCTTAATTTGTTGGCTACATTGGCCCCTGAGCGTTTTGAGGAACTTGGAGCATCGCTATGGAATAGCTATTTCGATACACCGAAACATATGGATTGGGTCATGGTGATCAATGGGGTCATCGAAAGCTTGGATTCTAATCAAGACACTTGGAGCGAGTTATCGAGTTGGTATGAACAATCATACTTTTCTTTGATTAATGGTGAATTTTTAGTTAAAGAAATTGAAACAATTATTCCACAAGTATTAAAAAGCTGGCTTAAAATCTGTGATTCTTCTAGGGTGTTGGCGGTGTCCGCTGCAATTCTATCATGGGAAGAGATATTCCCTGGAAGTATTGAAGCCTCTACTGTCTATAAAGCTGAAAGTTATCTATTGGAACTTGACCAACCGTCCTTCAGCATTGACACAGTGATTAAGCTGGCTCGAGACATCTTAATATGGGCGAGTAAGCAGCAATTACAACCATCCCAAACGTTAAAGTGGATGTTAACATCTATAATGAACCCAAAGCAGTATCAACTTTTACTTCTTGGAACTTATGAAAGTGGTAAATCAACCTTTGTCAATTCTGTATTGAATCAGGAGGTTTTACCGGAAAGCCAGTCAAGCCTAGTAATTGTAGATCACGCAGATGAGGATGTAATCGACGAAATTTCAGAGTCTCAAATTTTACAAGTCGAGGAAGTTGAGGAACAGCCATCATTTCGATATCAATGTTCCTATCATGTGAAACTAGAGAATGACTTTTTAAAAAGAAACGAGCTTTCTATCATTCATACACCTGATTTAATAGGGCAGGATGATGATTACGAACATTTGCATTTAGCGGATGGAATCTTGTTTATATTAAATGCCAACAATCCTATAACCGAATCAGAGATTGAGGCTTTAACGAAAATAGCAGAAATGAAGCCGAATGTGCCGATTCACTTCCTATTAAATAAAATGGATTCAGTATATGATGAGGCAGAGGCAGGCATGCTTATTAGTGATACGGCCGCTAAAATACGTCCATATGTTGGAAATGCGAAAATATTTGCCTATTCACCGCATTATGATCCGCACAGTCAGTTAAGAGATTTAAGTCATTTCTTAAATGATTATTTTAGAAAGCAGGACAACACGTTAGGCAGAACAACTAACCTCCTTTACTATATTCGCAAGATGATCTCTTATTTAATTAATAAACGAATTGATAAGGAAAATTCGTTAGCGGATAGTATTCGATGGAATGAATCGATGGTGTCAAAAGTGAGTGGGGCTGTTCATCAAGTAAGCGATTTAGAAATTGACAAGGTTCGCGTTATGACAAGATCCTACAACAATGTGAAAGAAGCCATGAGGAAGGATTTGTTAGAACATATTCCGACTTTACTTAAAAGCACCACTGAATTTATTAAAGAAGACAGTGATTTTGGAAATCTGTATAACGAATTAAATGAAGAAATGAATAGAATTGTAAAGACTTACTTGGAAGACAAAGCTTTACCACAATATTACGGTTTTATTCAAAATTGGATTGAAGACTGCACAAACATTTTTAATGAAGTCCAATTTTCAATTAATGAGATGGCGGATAGTTTTAATGAACTTTATGGAGAAGAAAAGTTAAAACTAGAGTGTGATTTTAAAGTGTTAGATGATTGGCGACGAGATGCAGATCGAATGACTAGTGGGATGTACTGGGAAAACCTTAATATCTTTTTACGGTCTACCCCAACCCAACTATTATTAAAAAGTGCTGGGAAGTTACTTGGCGGACTTTCCCAAAATAAAACAAAGCTTTATAACAAATACAAACAGCTTATCGAATCAGAGGATTACGTTGCGGTTACAGAGTTAATTGCAAATAAATTCTTCCAGCAATTTGAATTGTTTGAGAAGGGACTTGACCGCGATGTGGCAATTTTCTTCAGAAATCCGCTTGCGATTTTAAAACAAACAGTGGATGAAACCAATCAGGATACTGCTTCCATGAGAGAAGAATTAAAAGTAATGCGCCAAAACCCTGAATACTACACAGATCCACTTACCTTCTTTGAAGTGAGGTTAAGACAGAATGAATGGCTTAATCAAAAGGAAAGTAAAATGAGAGTATAG
- the dat gene encoding D-amino-acid transaminase: MGIGYINGKYIPLTEPVIPIEERGHQYGDGVYEVIRVYKGKPFMLSEHIDRLFISATAIKLQLECNKSYFNDLIKQAIKVSGLLESKIYLQITRGIAPRNHLFPDVPVSITMTVNEMIPLDPVFRESGVKAIFHEDERWANCHIKSLNLLPNILAKQAAQEMGCFEAILHRDGWITEGSSSNIFIVKNNELYTTPLSNKILAGITRRAVIQLCEKLSINVIQHPFRKKDLIEADEVFMTNTTNEVVPIVEVDGIYKIGFGTPGNMTKRLYQQFQQEIYQD; the protein is encoded by the coding sequence ATGGGGATTGGTTATATTAATGGCAAGTATATTCCTTTAACTGAACCGGTTATTCCAATTGAGGAGCGCGGCCATCAATATGGGGATGGAGTATATGAAGTGATCCGTGTTTACAAGGGAAAGCCATTTATGTTGAGTGAGCATATCGACCGACTATTTATTAGTGCTACAGCGATAAAGCTTCAATTAGAGTGTAACAAGAGTTATTTTAATGATTTAATCAAGCAGGCCATTAAAGTTTCAGGCCTATTAGAATCGAAAATCTACTTGCAAATAACCCGTGGAATAGCACCCCGAAATCATTTATTCCCAGACGTTCCGGTCTCAATAACGATGACTGTCAATGAAATGATCCCATTAGATCCTGTTTTTCGTGAAAGTGGGGTTAAGGCAATCTTCCATGAAGACGAACGATGGGCCAACTGTCATATTAAATCTCTTAACCTTCTTCCCAATATATTGGCCAAGCAAGCAGCTCAGGAAATGGGCTGTTTTGAGGCAATTCTGCATCGTGATGGGTGGATAACAGAAGGGTCGTCTTCCAATATTTTTATTGTAAAAAATAACGAACTCTATACGACGCCATTATCAAATAAAATATTAGCTGGCATCACTCGAAGGGCTGTTATACAATTATGTGAAAAGCTTTCCATAAATGTTATACAGCACCCCTTTCGTAAAAAAGATCTAATAGAAGCAGATGAGGTTTTTATGACCAACACGACAAATGAGGTCGTACCAATTGTTGAGGTTGACGGGATATATAAAATTGGTTTTGGAACACCAGGGAACATGACCAAACGTTTATACCAACAATTTCAACAAGAAATTTATCAGGATTAA
- a CDS encoding dipeptidase, which produces MKVIDLHCDALFKLEEAKGTLTFANSPELNTNKERLKKGEIHVQCFAIFIEPDIPSDQKFQVALKQIHYFYEEVLGKNPEMKQIKTWSDFDTLQDGEIGAMLTLEGVEAIGNDLSKLNILYQLGVRSVGLTWNHANLAADGAEEPRGGGLTVFGKEIVAWNNKHHVLTDVSHLSERSFWDVMELAKYPIASHSNSLKLCNHPRNLSDDQARAMFKKGGMIHVVYYPKFIREDGPASIDDLIAHIDHFCSLGGKKQIGLGSDFDGISYFVKDLENASQTQNLIEKLLRYYKEDDVKGFAYQNFLDHRPSDFEG; this is translated from the coding sequence ATGAAAGTTATTGACCTGCATTGTGATGCCTTGTTTAAATTAGAGGAAGCAAAAGGGACACTAACCTTTGCAAACTCACCTGAACTAAATACGAATAAGGAACGGTTAAAAAAGGGAGAAATCCATGTACAATGTTTTGCCATCTTCATCGAACCTGATATTCCCTCAGATCAAAAATTCCAAGTAGCTTTAAAGCAAATCCATTATTTCTATGAAGAAGTCCTTGGGAAAAATCCAGAAATGAAACAAATCAAAACCTGGAGCGATTTTGATACTTTACAAGATGGTGAAATTGGAGCAATGTTAACTCTTGAAGGGGTTGAAGCCATTGGAAATGACCTCTCAAAGCTGAATATCCTTTACCAACTAGGTGTACGATCTGTGGGTTTAACCTGGAACCATGCTAATTTAGCGGCAGATGGGGCAGAAGAACCGCGTGGTGGAGGATTAACCGTTTTTGGCAAAGAAATTGTCGCCTGGAATAATAAACACCATGTCCTTACCGATGTATCTCATTTAAGTGAACGATCATTTTGGGATGTAATGGAGTTGGCGAAATATCCGATTGCTAGTCATTCGAACTCGCTGAAGTTGTGTAATCATCCACGTAACTTGAGCGACGATCAAGCAAGAGCAATGTTTAAGAAAGGCGGCATGATTCATGTTGTCTACTATCCAAAATTTATAAGAGAAGACGGCCCTGCTTCAATTGATGATTTAATTGCCCATATTGATCACTTTTGTTCATTAGGGGGTAAGAAACAAATAGGATTAGGTTCAGACTTTGATGGCATCTCCTATTTTGTTAAAGATTTAGAAAATGCCTCCCAAACCCAAAACTTAATCGAAAAATTATTGCGTTATTACAAAGAAGATGATGTAAAGGGATTTGCGTACCAGAACTTCTTAGACCATCGTCCAAGTGATTTTGAAGGGTGA
- a CDS encoding aspartate kinase: protein MKVAKFGGSSLASGKQLEKVYNIVLSDPERKVIVVSAPGKRYSDDIKVTDLLITIGEKSLAGEVVEQELQAIVDRYAQIAEELNLTSEIIDKIRENLVGLINGDKSNPTLYIEALKAAGEDNNAKLVAAYFNARGQEAHYVNPKEAGLFVTNEPGNAQVLPESYENLYRLRERSGILIVPGFFGYSLDGAVLTFSRSGSDITGSILANGVKAELYENFTDVDAVYSVNPSIVKQPKEIRELTYREMRELSYAGFSVFHDEALIPAFRAGIPVNVKNTNNPSAPGTLIVSKRENKNGPVIGIASDDGFCSIYVSKYMMNREIGFGRKVLQILEDFGLSYEHVPSGIDDMTVVLREKQLNKEIELEVLQRIKNELNADEVIIEHHLALIMVVGEGMRHNVGTTARAAKALAGVDINIDMINQGSSEVSMMFGVKAQDEKRAVQALYNEFFASVLV, encoded by the coding sequence ATGAAGGTAGCAAAATTTGGTGGGAGTTCTTTAGCATCGGGTAAACAATTAGAAAAAGTATATAATATCGTTTTGTCAGATCCTGAACGAAAAGTGATTGTTGTGTCAGCTCCAGGAAAGCGATATAGCGATGATATTAAAGTAACAGACCTTCTCATCACGATTGGAGAAAAGTCTTTAGCAGGTGAAGTAGTAGAACAAGAATTACAAGCAATTGTAGACCGATATGCACAGATCGCTGAGGAATTAAATCTTACATCAGAGATTATTGATAAAATCCGTGAAAATCTAGTTGGTCTTATCAACGGGGATAAGAGCAACCCAACTTTATATATAGAGGCTTTAAAAGCGGCAGGCGAGGATAATAATGCAAAATTGGTTGCGGCCTATTTTAATGCACGGGGTCAGGAAGCGCATTATGTAAATCCGAAAGAAGCAGGTCTATTTGTGACTAATGAACCTGGAAATGCTCAAGTTCTTCCAGAGTCTTATGAAAATTTGTATCGTTTACGTGAACGTAGCGGTATTCTAATTGTTCCAGGTTTCTTTGGTTATAGTCTAGATGGAGCTGTACTGACCTTCTCACGCAGCGGATCAGATATTACTGGATCCATTTTGGCAAACGGTGTCAAAGCAGAATTATATGAAAACTTTACTGATGTGGATGCAGTCTATTCGGTTAATCCGAGTATTGTTAAACAACCGAAAGAAATTCGTGAATTAACGTATCGTGAAATGCGTGAATTATCATATGCTGGATTCTCCGTGTTCCATGATGAAGCATTAATCCCGGCTTTCCGTGCTGGTATTCCAGTTAATGTAAAAAATACAAACAATCCATCTGCACCAGGAACGTTAATTGTGAGCAAGCGCGAAAATAAGAACGGTCCTGTCATTGGAATCGCTAGTGATGATGGTTTTTGCAGCATTTATGTGAGCAAATATATGATGAATCGCGAAATTGGTTTCGGCCGTAAAGTTTTACAAATTCTTGAGGACTTTGGTCTAAGTTACGAACATGTTCCATCAGGTATTGACGATATGACTGTTGTATTACGCGAAAAGCAACTGAATAAGGAAATTGAGCTAGAAGTATTACAACGAATTAAGAATGAACTAAATGCTGATGAAGTGATTATCGAGCATCATCTAGCCCTAATTATGGTGGTAGGTGAAGGGATGCGTCATAATGTTGGTACAACAGCTAGAGCAGCAAAGGCACTTGCTGGGGTTGACATTAATATTGATATGATTAATCAAGGATCTTCTGAAGTTAGTATGATGTTTGGTGTGAAAGCTCAGGATGAAAAAAGAGCTGTTCAAGCATTATATAATGAATTTTTTGCAAGTGTATTAGTATAA
- a CDS encoding homoserine dehydrogenase, translated as MSAIHIAILGLGTVGKGVLETIETHQERLQYLLGKPVKVEAVLVKNLDKHKLEDSSILLTDQFDDILQLAKLDVVIDAIVGQEPAFTCAKKSIERGSHVITANKEMFAHHGKELLELAKKHQVSIGFEATVAGGIPVIQTLRKLLNVNRITKIEGIVNGTSNFILTNMREKGLPFADVLKEAQEKGFAEADPTNDIEGFDAYFKALVLSNVIFGKLPEPEHIVREGISHITREQIQTASSLGLKYKHIAKLEKQGGAIKCNVEPVLVTDAHPFYSVEGVQNALSIDADIVGNITLLGPGAGKLPTASAIIEDLPHLYEKQPLKFFDDKLNSGEQQVKTGQWLLFSKDLERSVLEPYFAEILNVSEEAIYVRGLTESMNKWEQDYPVVKMVPIEGEFSLVKELLLV; from the coding sequence ATGTCAGCTATTCATATTGCAATTCTCGGACTTGGAACGGTAGGAAAAGGCGTGCTTGAGACCATTGAAACACATCAAGAACGTTTACAATATTTATTAGGAAAACCAGTGAAAGTTGAAGCGGTTCTTGTTAAAAATTTAGACAAGCATAAATTAGAGGATTCATCGATTTTGTTAACGGATCAATTTGACGACATCCTTCAATTGGCTAAATTAGATGTAGTCATAGACGCAATTGTCGGGCAAGAACCAGCTTTTACATGTGCCAAAAAATCCATCGAGAGAGGCAGTCATGTCATCACAGCCAATAAGGAAATGTTTGCTCACCATGGGAAGGAATTGTTAGAACTAGCGAAAAAACACCAAGTTTCGATTGGGTTTGAGGCTACGGTCGCTGGTGGAATTCCCGTTATTCAAACGCTACGAAAGCTATTGAATGTAAACAGAATTACTAAAATAGAAGGAATCGTAAATGGAACGTCCAACTTTATTTTGACGAACATGAGAGAAAAAGGTTTGCCTTTTGCGGATGTATTAAAAGAGGCCCAAGAAAAGGGCTTTGCTGAAGCAGACCCTACAAATGATATTGAAGGCTTTGATGCGTATTTTAAGGCGCTGGTGCTGAGTAACGTCATATTTGGGAAACTGCCAGAACCCGAGCATATTGTGCGTGAAGGAATTTCGCATATTACTAGAGAACAAATTCAGACTGCTTCCTCTTTAGGTTTAAAATATAAACATATTGCAAAATTAGAAAAGCAAGGAGGCGCCATTAAATGTAATGTTGAGCCAGTACTTGTGACAGACGCCCATCCATTTTACAGTGTAGAAGGTGTGCAAAATGCTCTTTCAATTGACGCTGATATAGTAGGAAACATCACATTATTAGGTCCGGGTGCCGGTAAGCTTCCGACTGCTAGTGCAATCATAGAGGATTTGCCGCATTTATACGAAAAACAACCACTTAAATTTTTCGATGATAAATTGAATAGCGGAGAACAACAAGTAAAAACAGGGCAATGGCTACTCTTTAGTAAGGATTTAGAACGGAGTGTTCTCGAGCCGTATTTTGCAGAGATCTTAAATGTTAGTGAAGAAGCCATTTATGTACGTGGTTTAACAGAAAGTATGAATAAATGGGAACAAGACTATCCAGTTGTGAAGATGGTTCCAATTGAAGGGGAATTCTCCCTTGTGAAGGAATTATTATTAGTGTAA
- a CDS encoding acyl-CoA thioesterase → MKAKYCKESRVVRTSRVFPNDVNNHNTLFGGRLMSDLDQVASISAARHSRSECVTASTDSVDFLHPIRPTDSVCFESYVSWTGRSSMEVFVKIIAEDLKSGERKIAATALLTFVALDHLKRPIQVPQVIPETKEEKKLHETAPERARIRKERKQKSQELAEFITTNQPWK, encoded by the coding sequence ATGAAAGCTAAATATTGTAAGGAATCAAGAGTAGTTCGAACGAGTCGTGTATTCCCAAATGATGTGAATAATCATAATACATTATTTGGTGGGAGATTAATGAGTGATTTAGACCAAGTTGCCTCTATTTCGGCAGCGCGTCATAGCCGCAGCGAATGCGTAACTGCGTCAACGGATTCAGTTGACTTCTTGCATCCGATTCGCCCAACAGACTCAGTTTGTTTTGAATCGTATGTATCATGGACGGGTAGATCATCGATGGAAGTATTTGTGAAAATTATTGCGGAGGATTTAAAAAGTGGAGAGCGTAAAATAGCTGCTACGGCTTTATTAACTTTTGTGGCACTTGATCATCTGAAAAGACCTATACAAGTTCCACAGGTCATTCCGGAAACAAAAGAAGAAAAAAAGTTACATGAAACAGCACCAGAGAGAGCAAGAATTCGAAAAGAAAGAAAACAAAAAAGCCAAGAGTTGGCTGAGTTTATAACGACAAATCAACCATGGAAATGA